A stretch of the Streptomyces sp. NBC_01428 genome encodes the following:
- a CDS encoding response regulator transcription factor yields MRVLVVEDEQLLADAVATGLRREAMAVDVVYDGAAALERIGVNDYDVVVLDRDLPLVHGDDVCRRIVELGMPTRVLMLTASGDVSDRVEGLEIGADDYLPKPFAFSELTARVRALGRRTSVPLPPVLERAGIKLDPNRREVFRDGKEVQLAPKEFAVLEVLLRSEGAVVSAEQLLEKAWDENTDPFTNVVRVTVMTLRRKLGEPAVIVTVPGSGYRI; encoded by the coding sequence GTGCGCGTACTCGTCGTCGAGGACGAGCAGCTGCTCGCCGATGCGGTGGCCACCGGACTGCGCCGGGAGGCCATGGCCGTCGACGTCGTGTACGACGGCGCGGCCGCCCTGGAGCGCATCGGAGTCAACGACTACGACGTGGTCGTCCTCGACCGCGACCTCCCGCTCGTGCACGGCGACGACGTCTGCCGCCGCATCGTCGAGCTCGGCATGCCCACCCGGGTGCTGATGCTGACCGCGTCGGGAGACGTCAGCGACCGTGTCGAAGGCCTGGAGATCGGCGCCGACGACTACCTCCCCAAGCCCTTCGCCTTCAGCGAGTTGACGGCACGCGTGCGTGCCCTCGGCCGCCGTACGAGCGTGCCGCTGCCCCCCGTCCTGGAGCGCGCCGGCATCAAGCTCGACCCGAACCGCCGCGAGGTGTTCCGGGACGGCAAGGAGGTCCAGCTCGCGCCCAAGGAGTTCGCCGTCCTCGAGGTGCTGCTGCGCAGCGAGGGAGCCGTCGTCTCCGCCGAGCAGCTGCTGGAGAAGGCCTGGGACGAGAACACCGACCCGTTCACGAACGTCGTCCGTGTGACCGTCATGACGCTGCGCCGCAAGCTCGGCGAGCCCGCGGTGATCGTCACCGTGCCCGGCTCCGGCTACAGGATCTGA
- a CDS encoding inositol monophosphatase family protein — protein sequence MTAPLQTELLQLAHEAARRAGALLRDGRPADLTVAATKSSPIDVVTEMDIAAEKLITNLIAEHRPRDGFLGEEGSATEGTSGIRWIVDPLDGTVNYLYGLPTWAVSIAAEQDGETVVGVVAAPMRGETYHAVRGRGARATGAWVGERRLTCRPSPSLDQALVATGFNYVTDVKVHQADVVQRLIPLVRDIRRSGSAAVDLCDVAAGRLDGYYERGLHPWDLAAGDLIAREAGAVTGGRPGERPGGDLAVAASPGVFEPLQQLLEDFGAWRD from the coding sequence GTGACCGCGCCCCTGCAGACCGAACTGCTCCAGCTCGCGCACGAGGCGGCACGCCGCGCCGGCGCGCTGCTGCGGGACGGCCGCCCCGCGGACCTGACGGTCGCCGCCACCAAGTCCAGCCCGATCGACGTCGTCACCGAGATGGACATCGCCGCCGAGAAGCTGATCACCAACCTGATCGCCGAACACCGCCCCCGCGACGGCTTCCTCGGCGAGGAGGGCTCCGCCACCGAGGGCACCAGCGGTATCCGCTGGATCGTCGACCCGCTGGACGGCACGGTCAACTACCTTTACGGACTGCCGACCTGGGCGGTGTCCATCGCGGCCGAACAGGACGGCGAGACCGTCGTCGGCGTCGTCGCGGCCCCGATGCGCGGCGAGACCTACCACGCGGTTCGCGGCCGCGGCGCCCGTGCCACCGGTGCCTGGGTCGGTGAGCGCCGGCTGACCTGCCGCCCGTCACCCTCCCTCGACCAGGCCCTCGTCGCGACCGGCTTCAACTACGTGACCGACGTCAAGGTCCACCAGGCCGACGTCGTCCAGCGGCTCATCCCGCTGGTCCGCGACATCCGCCGCTCCGGCTCGGCGGCGGTCGACCTGTGCGACGTGGCGGCCGGCCGCCTCGACGGGTACTACGAGCGGGGTCTCCACCCCTGGGACCTCGCGGCGGGGGACCTGATCGCCCGTGAGGCGGGCGCGGTGACCGGTGGACGCCCCGGAGAGCGCCCCGGAGGCGATCTCGCGGTCGCTGCCTCCCCGGGCGTCTTCGAGCCCCTCCAGCAGCTCCTGGAGGACTTCGGGGCCTGGCGCGACTGA
- a CDS encoding ferrochelatase, with translation MPDVLDATPYDALLLLSFGGPEGPDDVVPFLENVTRGRGIPKERLKEVGQHYFLFDGISPINDQNRALLDVLRKDFADHGLDLPVYWGNRNWAPYLTDTLREMVTDGRRRILVLATSAYASYSGCRQYREDLAGALAALESEGLELPRIDKLRHYFNHPGFVEPMTEGVLRSLAELPEEVRADAHLAFTTHSIPTAAADTSGPVEGHGDGGAYVRQHLDVARLIVEEVRERTGVDHPWRLVYQSRSGAPHIPWLEPDICDHLEELHGTGAPAAVMVPIGFVSDHMEVLYDLDTEARAKAAELGLPVRRSATVGSDPRFAAAVRDLVLERAAAQSGRRVTPCALGALGASHDLCPVGCCPARTPKPAAAGADSPYA, from the coding sequence ATGCCAGACGTGCTCGATGCCACCCCCTACGACGCCCTGTTGCTGCTCTCGTTCGGCGGCCCCGAGGGGCCGGACGACGTGGTCCCGTTCCTGGAGAACGTGACGCGGGGCAGGGGTATCCCCAAGGAGCGGCTCAAGGAGGTGGGGCAGCACTACTTCCTGTTCGACGGGATCAGTCCCATCAACGACCAGAACCGCGCCCTGCTCGACGTGCTGCGCAAGGATTTCGCCGACCACGGCCTCGACCTGCCGGTGTACTGGGGAAACCGGAACTGGGCGCCGTACCTGACCGACACCCTGCGCGAGATGGTCACCGACGGCCGGCGCCGGATCCTGGTCCTGGCCACCAGCGCCTACGCCTCGTACTCGGGCTGCCGGCAGTATCGCGAGGACCTCGCCGGGGCGCTCGCCGCCCTCGAGAGCGAGGGGCTGGAGCTGCCGAGGATCGACAAGCTGCGCCACTACTTCAACCACCCCGGGTTCGTGGAGCCGATGACCGAGGGCGTCCTGCGGTCACTGGCCGAGCTGCCCGAGGAGGTCCGCGCGGACGCGCACCTGGCGTTCACCACGCACTCCATCCCCACCGCCGCGGCGGACACCTCGGGACCGGTCGAGGGCCACGGCGACGGCGGCGCGTACGTCCGTCAGCACCTGGACGTGGCGCGGCTGATCGTGGAGGAGGTGCGCGAGCGGACGGGCGTCGACCACCCCTGGCGGCTCGTCTACCAGTCCCGTTCCGGGGCCCCGCACATCCCGTGGCTGGAGCCGGACATCTGCGACCACCTGGAGGAGCTGCACGGAACCGGTGCCCCGGCCGCCGTGATGGTGCCGATCGGGTTCGTCTCGGACCACATGGAGGTCCTGTACGACCTGGACACGGAGGCACGCGCCAAGGCGGCCGAGCTCGGTCTCCCGGTGCGCCGCTCGGCCACCGTGGGCTCCGATCCCCGGTTCGCCGCCGCGGTTCGTGACCTGGTCCTGGAGCGCGCCGCGGCCCAGAGCGGCCGCAGGGTGACACCGTGTGCCCTGGGCGCCCTGGGTGCGAGCCACGACCTGTGTCCGGTGGGCTGCTGTCCTGCCCGCACGCCCAAGCCCGCCGCCGCGGGCGCCGACAGCCCCTACGCATGA
- a CDS encoding MFS transporter: MPSPYRALFAAPGSKGFSAAGFLGRMPLSMMGIGVVTMISQLTGRYGLAGALSATMALAAAALGPQVSRMVDRHGQRRVLRPVTLFALAAAAGLLLAAHFEWPDWVLFACAAGIGCVPSIGAMVRARWAALYGGTPQLHTAYSLESVVDEVCFIFGPIISIGLSTVWFPEAGPLLAACFLAAGVFWLTSQRATEPAPHPREQHAGGSALRSAGLQVLVATFVATGAIFGAVDVVTVAFAEEQGHKAGASIVLAIYAAGSCLAGAVFGLLHFKGAPERRWLLGICAMAVSMIPLLLVGNLPFLAVALFVAGLSIAPTMITTMSLIEQHVPRAKLTEGMTWVSTGLAVGVALGSSVAGWVIDTSGAKAGYLVPAVSGAVAVAVGFLGYRRLSRPVPQRGGSHEHHSEREERHVA; the protein is encoded by the coding sequence GTGCCCAGCCCGTACCGCGCCCTGTTCGCCGCCCCCGGCTCCAAGGGCTTCTCCGCAGCGGGCTTCCTCGGCCGGATGCCGCTGTCCATGATGGGCATCGGCGTGGTCACGATGATCTCCCAGCTCACCGGGCGATACGGGCTCGCCGGCGCTCTCTCCGCGACGATGGCGCTGGCCGCCGCCGCGCTCGGCCCGCAGGTCTCCAGGATGGTCGACCGGCACGGGCAGCGGCGGGTGCTGCGCCCCGTCACGTTGTTCGCGCTCGCCGCCGCGGCGGGCCTGCTGCTCGCCGCGCACTTCGAGTGGCCGGACTGGGTGCTGTTCGCGTGCGCCGCCGGCATCGGCTGCGTCCCGAGCATCGGCGCGATGGTCCGGGCCCGCTGGGCGGCCCTCTACGGAGGCACCCCGCAACTGCACACCGCGTACTCCCTGGAGTCCGTGGTGGACGAGGTCTGCTTCATCTTCGGACCGATCATCTCCATCGGACTGTCCACGGTGTGGTTCCCGGAGGCAGGTCCGCTGCTCGCCGCCTGCTTCCTCGCGGCCGGTGTCTTCTGGCTGACCTCGCAGCGCGCGACGGAGCCCGCACCGCATCCGCGCGAGCAGCACGCCGGCGGTTCCGCGCTCCGCTCCGCCGGACTCCAGGTACTGGTGGCCACCTTCGTGGCGACCGGGGCGATCTTCGGGGCCGTCGACGTCGTCACCGTGGCCTTCGCCGAGGAGCAGGGGCACAAGGCCGGGGCGAGCATCGTCCTGGCGATCTACGCGGCGGGCTCCTGCCTCGCGGGGGCCGTCTTCGGACTCCTGCACTTCAAGGGGGCACCGGAACGCAGGTGGCTGCTGGGCATATGCGCGATGGCCGTGAGTATGATCCCCCTCCTACTGGTCGGAAACTTGCCGTTCCTGGCCGTGGCGCTGTTCGTTGCGGGCCTCTCCATCGCTCCCACGATGATCACGACGATGTCCCTCATCGAGCAGCACGTACCTCGCGCGAAACTGACCGAAGGCATGACCTGGGTGAGCACGGGACTCGCGGTCGGGGTCGCGCTCGGTTCCTCCGTGGCCGGCTGGGTGATCGACACCTCCGGCGCGAAGGCCGGGTACTTGGTTCCGGCGGTGTCCGGAGCGGTCGCGGTCGCGGTGGGTTTCCTCGGGTATCGCCGGCTCAGCAGGCCGGTTCCGCAGCGGGGAGGGTCTCATGAGCACCACAGTGAGCGGGAAGAGCGGCACGTGGCGTAA
- a CDS encoding D-arabinono-1,4-lactone oxidase produces MSTTVSGKSGTWRNWAGNVTARPVREVTPASVDELTAAVRRAAEDGLTVKAVGTGHSFTAAAATDGVLIRPQLLTGIRGIDREAMTVTVEAGTPLKRLNLALAREGLSLTNMGDIMEQTVSGATSTGTHGTGRDSASIAAQIKGLELVTADGSVLTCSEKENPEVFAAARIGIGALGIVTAITFSVEPVFLLSAREEPMSFDRVTADFDELFTENEHFEFYWFPHTGNCNTKRNNRSAGPEKPVGAVSGWIEDEFLSNGLFQVVNLLGRAAPVTIPSIARLSSRALSARTYTDIPYKVFTSPRRVRFVEMEYAVPREALVETLRELKSMVERSALRVSFPVEVRTAPADDITLSTASGRDTAYIAVHMFRGTPYQAYFTAAEQIFTAHEGRPHWGKVHTRDAEYFSGVYPRFGEFTALRDRLDPDRRFANDYLRRVLGS; encoded by the coding sequence ATGAGCACCACAGTGAGCGGGAAGAGCGGCACGTGGCGTAACTGGGCGGGGAACGTCACCGCCCGTCCCGTACGGGAGGTCACCCCTGCCTCGGTCGACGAACTCACCGCCGCCGTGCGCCGGGCGGCCGAGGACGGTCTGACGGTGAAGGCCGTCGGCACCGGGCACTCCTTCACGGCCGCCGCCGCCACGGACGGCGTGTTGATCCGCCCTCAACTGTTGACGGGCATTCGTGGGATCGACCGGGAGGCCATGACGGTCACGGTCGAGGCGGGCACCCCGCTCAAGAGGCTCAACCTGGCCCTCGCGCGCGAGGGGCTGTCGCTCACGAACATGGGCGACATCATGGAGCAGACGGTCTCGGGCGCGACCAGCACCGGAACGCACGGCACCGGACGGGACTCGGCCTCGATCGCCGCGCAGATCAAGGGCCTTGAGCTGGTGACCGCGGACGGATCGGTGCTGACGTGCTCCGAGAAGGAGAACCCGGAGGTCTTCGCCGCGGCCCGGATAGGCATCGGCGCCCTGGGCATCGTCACGGCGATCACCTTCTCCGTGGAGCCCGTCTTCCTGCTCTCCGCCCGCGAGGAGCCGATGTCCTTCGACAGGGTCACCGCCGACTTCGACGAACTGTTCACCGAGAACGAGCACTTCGAGTTCTACTGGTTCCCGCACACCGGCAACTGCAACACCAAGCGCAACAACCGCAGCGCCGGCCCCGAGAAGCCGGTGGGGGCGGTCAGCGGCTGGATCGAGGACGAGTTCCTCTCCAACGGCCTCTTCCAGGTGGTCAACCTGCTCGGCCGCGCCGCACCCGTGACCATCCCGTCGATCGCGAGGCTCTCCAGCCGCGCGCTCTCGGCGCGGACCTACACGGACATCCCGTACAAGGTCTTCACCTCCCCGCGCCGCGTGCGGTTCGTGGAGATGGAGTACGCCGTGCCGCGCGAGGCCCTCGTCGAGACGTTGCGCGAACTGAAGTCGATGGTCGAGCGCTCCGCCCTGCGGGTCAGCTTCCCGGTCGAGGTGCGCACCGCGCCCGCCGACGACATCACCCTCTCCACGGCGTCCGGCCGGGACACCGCCTACATCGCCGTCCACATGTTCCGGGGCACCCCGTACCAGGCGTACTTCACCGCCGCCGAGCAGATCTTCACCGCCCACGAGGGGCGCCCGCACTGGGGCAAGGTGCACACGCGGGACGCGGAGTACTTCTCCGGGGTCTACCCGCGCTTCGGCGAGTTCACGGCGCTCCGGGATCGGCTCGACCCGGATCGGCGCTTTGCGAATGACTACTTGCGGAGGGTGCTGGGGTCGTAG